One region of Anticarsia gemmatalis isolate Benzon Research Colony breed Stoneville strain chromosome 2, ilAntGemm2 primary, whole genome shotgun sequence genomic DNA includes:
- the LOC142986295 gene encoding uncharacterized protein LOC142986295 has protein sequence MPMWGQPQKTNRNCFARAFRWYSKEREPTNRRMINPELTGFATWLDAKYGEYVRETEVHQEIHVPPSQRTATITPTTVQPNPATVAKRFPRMKSPWSRRKGAPCKIANPSCEFILQPKELARPASECLYCQTPSPCKNKSKTSVLSIEIEEKNKTTVKSRSMTSVQEKITQDINNIVTSGPTTKASGKSLTATVKECETSQKVESPPKLKRLSISNQNYKIEQDYKATNSFSSVRQEPLKPQVIKIPCDQGCKANKECKVVRETNQMPVKLQMTTYEQSNRNNQDYIKSEILLGHATTNKRYDLPCDQKCMTIKETYTANEQMQQINTKSNTFGIACECDCTATIEREMLKEKRRVAAKSSLCACKPNNMRQEVYPKPKKLIDIECQCPEEIVEHADTQVQWEYSQQTVVSTSTSDLLCKCVVVEKLPPAFTQVPMVRSSPKHFFASSNFTKKSQKAPSKMDVICQCPEENVVKFDTPTQYDRRDFEIHRNGLCVCLRPEKPTCTCVRETDSYLVRNFLTTRKTSYSLATFRNDAAQTSDHSITLERDDDHDYAFFMKIIRADRLNDCSCE, from the exons ATGCCGATGTGGGGACAACCTCAGAAAACAAACAGAAACTGTTTTGCGAGAGCTTTTAGATGGTACTCTAAG GAGCGTGAACCAACAAACAGAAGGATGATAAATCCTGAACTAACAGGGTTCGCGACGTGGCTGGACGCGAAGTACGGCGAGTACGTGCGCGAGACCGAGGTCCACCAGGAGATCCACGTGCCTCCATCACAACGCACTGCTACCATCACTCCTACGACTGT CCAACCGAATCCTGCAACTGTGGCCAAACGGTTTCCTCGAATGAAAAG CCCGTGGAGTAGACGTAAAGGTGCGCCATGTAAAAT AGCAAATCCTAGCTGTGAGTTTATTCTGCAGCCTAAAGAGCTTGCTAGACCTGCATCGGAATGTTTATATTGTCA gaCTCCTTCACCctgcaaaaataaatctaaaacatCTGTCTTGTCGATTGAAatcgaagaaaaaaataaaacaacagttaAATCTAGAAGTATGACGAGTGTTCAAGAAAAAATCACACAGGATATCAATAATATCGTAACCTCAGGTCCTACTACTAAAGCAAGCGGCAAATCTTTGACTGCAACCGTAAAGGAATGTGAAACTAGTCAAAAAGTAGAATCACCTCCTAAATTGAAAAGGTTGTCAATCTCTAACCAAAACTATAAGATTGAGCAAGATTACAAGGCGACTAACAGCTTCAGCAGCGTACGCCAGGAACCTTTGAAACCACAAGTCATAAAGATCCCGTGTGACCAAGGCTGTAAAGCCAATAAAGAATGTAAAGTTGTTAGAGAAACTAACCAAATGCCTGTAAAACTACAAATGACGACTTATGAACAAAGTAACAGGAATAACCAAGACTACATTAAGTCTGAAATACTACTAGGACATGCGACAACAAACAAGAGGTACGATCTACCTTGTGATCAAAAATGCATGACGATAAAAGAGACTTATACGGCGAATGAGCAAATGCAGCaaattaacacaaaatcaaaTACTTTTGGTATTGCTTGTGAATGTGACTGTACAGCCACAATAGAACGCGAAATGCTGAAAGAAAAACGGCGTGTTGCTGCAAAGTCTTCACTCTGCGCTTGCAAACCGAACAATATGAGGCAAGAAGTGTATCCAAAACCGAAAAAACTAATAGATATTGAATGTCAATGTCCAGAAGAAATAGTAGAGCATGCAGATACACAAGTCCAATGGGAATACTCTCAGCAAACGGTTGTCTCGACTAGCACCAGCGACCTCTTGTGCAAATGTGTTGTAGTTGAGAAACTGCCTCCTGCTTTCACtcag GTACCTATGGTTCGATCAAGTCCTAAGCACTTTTTTGCTTCATCTAATTTTACTAAGAAATCGCAAAAAGCGCCTTCGAAGATGGATGTGATATGTCAATGTCCTGAAGAAAATGTTGTAAAGTTTGACACGCCTACTCAATATGATCGTCGTGATTTCGAGATACACCGCAATGGGTTATGTGTCTGTCTCAGACCG GAAAAACCAACATGTACATGTGTCAGAGAAACAGATTCTTACTTAGTAAGAAATTTCCTTACTACCAGGAAAACGTCTTACTCTCTTGCAACATTTAGAAATGACGCTGCGCAAACGTCCGATCATTCTATAACTCTC gagAGAGACGACGACCACGATTATGCCTTCTTTATGAAAATTATCCGCGCTGATCGATTAAATGATTGCAGCTGCGAATAA
- the LOC142982276 gene encoding uncharacterized protein LOC142982276 translates to MRRALVILSLVAAIAGEAPYHLPRPGPHAPVLHYPVAPAPHHPPPPPHVHPHPPPPPAHPHPHPHPHPQPLPLLPAPAPAPHFPPQQSFSPNTGYNYPAPSPIYIQPAPQPFVPPHHHHHHQHPHPAPAPAPAPAPVPFPHYSPAPAPQPQPIPHPQPIPHPQPIPQPQPIVYPQPQPQPSPEYGPPQIDVRIAPQLQQAPIASQPIQFAPQPAPQPLPLPQPAPLPLLPAPIPYQQPIVYHQQQQQYQQSGYNYQQPIQAPIQIQPLAQPLPIQPLISHQESTVLSSYQADSNQYSGANEQVHRDALDSEVVSRVQNIIKEDEHSVARNAGFLSLVSGVSLENAKPSLEVSSFVQTSPISSSVSSSADAISSVSSSSAGYSQSISSGSSESSGAAVSSFNFLPQNKPAIAYGPPN, encoded by the exons ATGAGGCGCGCG tTAGTCATATTGTCACTGGTGGCGGCGATAGCCGGAGAGGCTCCGTACCATTTGCCTCGGCCCGGGCCGCACGCCCCGGTGCTGCACTACCCAGTGGCGCCCGCGCCGCACcacccgccgccgccgccgcacgtGCACCCGCACCCTCCGCCGCCACCAGCGCATCCTCACCCGCACCCGCACCCACACCCACAGCCGTTGCCGCTACTTCCAGCTCCGGCGCCAGCACCACACTTCCCACCCCAACAATCCTTCTCGCCAAACACCGGATACAATTACCCGGCGCCGAGCCCGATTTATATCCAGCCTGCACCGCAGCCATTTGTCCCCCcgcatcatcatcatcatcatcagcacCCTCACCCAGCTCCGGCACCAGCTCCCGCACCAGCGCCTGTGCCTTTCCCGCACTACTCGCCAGCGCCAGCGCCTCAGCCACAGCCGATTCCCCACCCTCAGCCTATTCCTCATCCCCAACCTATTCCTCAGCCTCAACCTATCGTTTATCCTCAACCCCAGCCACAACCCAGCCCTGAGTACGGCCCTCCTCAAATCGACGTGCGCATAGCACCACAGCTGCAACAAGCTCCTATTGCATCTCAACCTATACAATTCGCTCCGCAACCGGCTCCACAGCCTCTTCCACTACCACAGCCAGCTCCGTTACCACTTCTTCCTGCTCCTATTCCTTACCAACAACCCATTGTATATCACCAGCAGCAACAACAATATCAACAGTCAGGATATAACTATCAGCAACCAATCCAGGCTCCTATCCAGATACAACCCCTTGCTCAGCCTCTGCCAATTCAACCCCTGATTAGCCACCAGGAGTCGACCGTGTTATCTAGTTACCAGGCCGATTCCAACCAATACAGCGGTGCTAACGAACAAGTTCACAGGGATGCTCTGGATTCTGAAGTTGTGAGCCGCgtgcaaaatattattaaggaaGACGAGCACAGCGTAGCACGCAATGCTGGATTCCTGTCTCTAGTGTCGGGTGTATCTCTCGAAAATGCGAAACCAAGCTTAGAAGTCTCATCGTTCGTACAGACATCTCCGATAAGCTCTTCTGTATCATCTTCAGCTGATGCCATTTCTTCAGTATCGAGCTCGTCAGCTGGTTACAGCCAATCGATTTCATCTGGCAGCTCCGAGTCAAGCGGCGCAGCTGTATCGAGTTTCAATTTCTTGCCCCAGAATAAGCCTGCCATAGCGTACGGCCCACCAAATTAa